CCGCCCTCGGTGACGCCGAGCGTCCTGTCACCCGGTCGGGCGCCCAGCCCGGCGACCAGGTCGCGTTCGCCGGCACGCTCGGCCTGGCCTCGGCCGGCTACGGCGCGCTCAGCCGGGGCTTCCGCTCGCCCAAGGCCGCCGTGGACGAGCACCGCGCCCCGCACCCGCCCTACGCCGCGGGTCCGGCGGCCGCCGTCGCCGGCGCCACCTCGATGATCGACGTCAGCGACGGGTTGTTGGCCGACCTCGGCCACGTCGCCCGAGCCAGCAAGGTCGCGATCGACGTCGACCCGACCTCATTCGAGGTCCTCGACGCCGTGCAGACCGTCGCCGGGGCGCTGGGCGGCGTCGACCCGCTGGGCTTCGTCCTGAGCGGCGGCGACGACTACGCCCTGGCCGCCACCTTCCCGGCCGACGCGACCCTGCCCGAGGGGTGGACGCGGATCGGCGTCGTCCGGTCGGGCGAGGGCGTCACGGTCGCCGGGGCCCCGTGGGAGGGCGGCCGCGGCCACCGGCACTGGACCTGAGTCAGTCCTGGATCCGCGCGAAGGGCGAGGCCGCCTCGAGCTCGAAGGCCAGCTCCAGCAGCGTGCGCTCGTCGCCGTGGTCGGCCGAGAAGTGCAGACCCAGCGGCAGGTCCTGCGAGGTGCGTCCCAGCGGCAGGCTGATCGCGGGACCGCCCGAGGCGTTGTTGAGCGGCGTGTAGGCCACGTAGGTGCGCAGCCGGGCGAACGCCTCCTCGAACTCCACGCCGGGGTCGAGCCAGCCGATCTCGGGCGTCCTGTGGCCCAGCGTCGGGCTGAGGACGACGTCCCAGTCGGCGAAGACCTCGCTGTACTGGCGGGCCGAGCGCTTCAACGCGACGAGCGCGCCGGGCGTGCGCCAGAAGTTGCGCAGGAACGCCCGGGCGAGCCCGCGCGTGAACGGGTCGACCTTGCTGCGGTCGAAGTCGCGCGACACCACGAACCGGCCGGTGTAGTCCAGCGAGAAGGCCAGGGTGCGCCAGTACTGGACGAAGTGGCGCTCGAAGGTCGGATCCACCGGGATCGGCATGTCGACGACCTCGTGGCCCAGCGACGAGACGAGGTCGGCGACGCGGAGCAGCTCGCGCGTGCTGTCCTCGTCCAACTGCTCGCCGTGCAGGGTGGCGGTGACGAGACCGACCCGCAGCCGGCGCTTCGCGGGTCCCTCGACCAGTCCGACGCGCGGGAGGCGGGGGACCGGGCGGTACCGCTCGGCGGCGGCCAGGAACACGGCCGTGTCGCGCACGCTACGGGTCATCACGCCGTTGGCGACGATGTCCAGCGGCGCGTCCTTCATCGCCTTGGCCGACGCGAGGCGGTTGCGGGTCGTCTTCAGCCCGACCAAGCCGCAGGCGGCGGCGGGGATGCGGATCGAGCCGCCGCCGTCGTTGCCGTGCGCGATCGGCACCGCGCCGGCCGCGACGAGCGCCGCAGAGCCGCCCGAGGAGGCGCCGCTCGAGTACCGGGGGTCCCACGGGTTGCGGGTGGGCTCGCGGTCGACGAACTCGGTCGAGGCGGTCAGACCGAAAGCCGGCAGCGTGGTGGCGGCGACGACGTTGACGCCGGTCGCGAGGAACTGCTCGGTGAACTCCTCGTGGGAGTCGGCGGGGGTCGCGGGCACGGCTGCCGAGCCCTGCTGGGTGGGCAGGCCCTTGAAGTCGGTGTTGTTCTTGATCAGGCTCGGCACGCCCGCGAACGGGGCGCCCTCGGCGAGCGGCTCCTCGGCCCGGACGGCGGCGCGCGCACGGTCGTCGTGCGCGATGGCGTTCAGCGTCGGATCGACCCGATCGATGCGGGCGAGCGAGGCCTCGAGGGCCTCGGAGGCGCTGATGGCTCCCGAGGAGATGAGCTGGGCCACGGCGACGGCGTCGTGGTCGGCGAGGACGTCGTCGGTGAAGGCATGGGTTCGGGTCACCCCGTGAGAATAGACAACGGCGGCCCGAGGGCCGCCGTTGTCATGAAAAGTGCCGAACGCTCAGCGCGAGACCTTGCCAGCCTTGAGGCAACCCGTGCAGACGTTGAGCCGCTTCGGAGTGCCCTCGACGGTGGCGCGGACGCGCTGGATGTTCGGATCGAAACGACGCTTGGTACGTCGGTGCGAGTGAGACACGTTATGGCCGAAGCCCGGTCCCTTGCCGCACACATCGCAGACGGCTGCCACGGCGACCACTCCTGAACTAGATCGGGGGAAATACAACCTCTCCACCATACCTGACACGACACGGCCAGCGCGAATCGAGTCCCGGCCACTCCTCGATAGGCTCACCCCCATGGCCCTGCGGATCGAGAGTGAGCGCTTCGGCGCCTGGGCCCGCCTGTGCACCGAGTCCCTGGCCGTCGCCCGTGACGAGATCGACGCGCTCAACGTCTTCCCCGTGCCGGACAGCGACACCGGCACGAACGCGTACTTCACGTTCGTCTCGGGGGTCGAGGCGATCGATGCGCTCCCGGCCGAGGCGACGCCGCTCGAGACGATGCGGGCCTTCGCCGAGGGTCTGCTGATGGGCGCGCGCGGCAACTGCGGCACGATCCTGGCCGAGCTGGTCCGGGGCAGCCTGCGGGTGCTGCGCGGCTGCGTCGACGGACTGTCCGCCGACGACGTGGCCGAGGCGCTCGGCGCGGCCTCCGCCGCCGCCTACGCCGCGGTCGGCCGCCCTCAGGAGGGCACGATCCTCACCGTGGCGGCTGCGGCCGCCCGGGCCGCCCGGGCGGCCGCAGCGACCGACGACGACCCCAAGCGCGTGTTCGACGAGGCGGCCGGAGCCGCCCGCGAGGCCCTCGCGCTGACGCCGACGCAGTTCGAGAAGCTCGCGCGGGCCGGCGTCGTCGACGCGGGTGGGCGAGCCCTCGTGGTGGTGCTGGACTCCGTCGCCTTCGCGCTGACCGGTCGCGTCCCGTCGCCCCGGCCCGCCACGGTGCCGGTGCCCCTCATCGAGCCGGGCTCGGACCTGGACGAGGACGGCCCGGCCTACGAGGTCATGTTCCTGCTGCGCACCCCCGACGAGCGGATCCCGGCGCTGCGCGAGGCGCTCGAGCCGCTGGGTGACTGCCTCGTGGTGGTCGGGGGCGAGGGATTGTGGAACGTCCACGTCCACGTCGACGACGTCGGCGCGGCGATCGAGGCGGGCATCGGCGCCGGCTCCCCGTTCCAGATCTCGGTCACCCACTTCGCCGACCAGATCGCCCGCGCCACGCCGGTCACGGGCGGCCGCGTCATCATCAGTGCCGTCACCGGACCGGGCCTGGCCGACCTCACGCGCCGCGCCGGCGGCACCCCACTGCTGTTCGGTCCCGACGAGCCGTTGAGCGTCGCCACCGTGGCCGAGGCGATCCGCGACAGCAAGGCCGACGAGGTGATCTGCCTGCCGAACCGCAGTGGCCACATCGCGATGTTCGAGGCGGCTGCGGCGTCCGCTCGCGACGGCGGCGCACGGGTGGCGGTGCTGCCGACGACCGTGCAGGTCCAGGCGCTCACCGCGCTGGCGGTCCACGATCCCGGGCGCCCCTTCGACGTCGTCGTGGTCGCCATGTCGAACGCGGCGGGCGCGACCCGGCACGGCGCGATCACGATCGCGGCCGAGGACGGCATCACCATGGCCGGACCCTGCCGGGCCGGCGACGTGCTCGGCGTCGTCAACGGCGACTTCGCGATCATCGGCGCCTCGCAGGCCGACGTGGCGTACGAGATCCTCCAACGCCTCGACCTGGCCACCGCCGAGATGGTCACGTTGGTCCTGGGCCGTGACTGCGAGCCGCAGGTCAGCGACGAGCTCGCCGCCCGGGTCCGCCGCGACGCGCCCCACGTCGACGTCGAGGTCCTCGAGGGCGACCAGGGCACCTACTCGCTGTTCCTGGCGGTGGAGTGACCTCGTGATCGACTTCGACACCCGCCTGTCCAAGGTCGTGGGCGACTCGGCCAAGAAGCTCGAGAAGGCGTTCGGACACCGCACCGTCGGCGACCTGCTGCGCCACTTCCCGCGCCGGTACATCGACCTGGAGCACGCCGACTCGTTCGACGATCTCGAGCCCGGCCAGATCGTGGCTTTCGTGGCGACCGTCCTCGACGTCAAGAAGCTGTCCTTCCGCAACAACCCGCGCAAGTTCCGGGTCGTCGTGACGCTGTCGGACGGCAGCTCGACGATGGAGGCCGTCTTCTTCAACCAGTTCGCCATCGCCAAGACGCCGGTGGGCAGCCAGCAGCTGCTCTCGGGCGAGGTCTCGGTCTACCAGGGCCGGCTGCAGCTGGCCTCGCCGCAGATGCGCGAGCTGCCCCCGGGCAAGACGCTGGCCGACCTGGGCCGCGGCGGCACGGCGCTGCCGATCTATCCGGCCGGCTCGGGCCTGACCTCGTGGGACGTCGAGCGCTCGGTGCACCTGGCCCTCGACGTCGTCGACACGTTCCCCGAGCCCATCCCCGCGCAGGTCCGCAGCGAGCGCGGCCTGCTCGACGCGCCGACGGCCTACGAGTACATCCACCGGCCGCGCAAGCGGACGGACTGGGTGTTCGCCCAGACCCGGTTGCGCTTCGAGGAGGCGTTCGAGGTGCAGGCGGTCTTCGCCCGCCGCCGGCTCGACACCCAGCAACGCCGGGCCCTCCCGCGTCCCGGTCGCGGCGACGGCATCCGCGTGGCCTTCGAGGAGCGACTCCCGTTCACCCTGACCGAGGGGCAGGCCAAGGTCGCCGCCGAGATCGACCAGGACCTCTCCGCGGCCCATCCGATGCACCGGCTCCTGCAGGGCGAGGTCGGCTCGGGCAAGACGATCGTGGCGCTGCTGGCGATGCTGCAGGTGGTCGACTCCGGCGGCCAGGCCGCCCTGCTGGCGCCCACCGAGGTCCTGGCCACCCAGCACCACCGCAGCATCGAGCGGATGCTAGGCGACCTCGCCAAGGGCGGCATGCTCGGCGGCGCGGACGAGGCCACCCGCGTGCGGTTGCTGACCGGATCGATGGGCGCGAAGGCCCGCCAGCAGGCACTGCTGGACATCGTCTCGGGCGAGGCCGGGATCGTCATCGGCACCCATGCGCTGCTGGAGGAGACCGTGCAATTCGCCGACCTGGGGCTCGTCGTCATCGACGAGCAGCACCGGTTCGGCGTCGAGCAGCGGTCGGTGCTCTCGGACCGGGCGGCCGCCGCCGACGGGGTCAGCCCCCATGTGCTGGTGATGACGGCGACCCCGATCCCGCGCACCATCGCGATGACGGTGTTCGGCGACCTCGAGGTGTCGACCCTCCGCGAGCTGCCGGCCGGACGTCAGCCGATCCAGACCAACGTCGTGCCCGTGGCCGAGCAGCCGGCGTGGCTCGAGCGCGCCTGGCAGCGCGTCCACGAGGAGGTCGGTCGCGGCCGCCAGGCCTACGTGGTCGTGTCCCGGATCGGCGAGGCCGTCGCGGACGAGGACACCCCACCGCCGGACGACGGCGAGGACGAGAAGCGTCCCACCGTCGGGCTGGTCGAGCTCGCGGAGGCGCTCGAGCAGGGCCCGCTGGCCGGGCTGCGCCTGGGCCGCCTGCACGGCCGGATGCCGGCCGACGAGAAGGACGTCGTGATGTCCGCCTTCGCCGCGGGCGACCTCGACGTGCTCGTCGCCACGACCGTCGTCGAGGTCGGCGTCGACGTGCCGAACGCCACGATGATGATCGTGATGGACGCCGACCGCTTCGGCGTCTCGCAGCTGCACCAGCTGCGCGGACGCGTGGGACGAGGCTCCGAGCCCGGCCTGTGCCTACTGGTCACCGGTTCGCCCGCCGGCACCCCCGCGCGCGAGCGACTGTCGGCCGTCGCGGCCAGCACGGACGGCTTCGAGCTCTCGCGGCTGGACGCAGAACTGCGGCGCGAGGGCGATGTGCTGGGCGCGCGCCAGTCCGGCGTCCGGTCCAGCCTGAAACTGTTGTCGGTGGTGCGCGACGAGCAGGTCATCGTCTCCGCGCGTGACGCCGCCGTGGCGACCCTGGCCTCGGGCGACGTCCCACCCGACCTGGAGGCATCGATCAGGCGGCTCGAGGAGTCCGAGCGCGCCGACTACCTGGAGAGAGCATGACGAGGATCATCGCGGGCCGCTGGGGCGGCCGCAGGCTGACCGTGCCCACGGGCGACGGCACACGTCCCACGTCCGACCGGGTGCGCGAGTCGATGTTCGCGTCCCTCAACTCGCTGCTCGGCGGATTCGACGGCCTGCGCGTGCTGGACCTGTACGCCGGCTCCGGAGCGCTGGGCCTGGAGGCGCTGTCCCGCGGTGCCGTCCACGCCGATCTGGTCGAGTCCCACGCGAAGGCCGCTCGCACGATCCAGCGCAACGTCAAGGAGCTCGGCGCGCCGGCCGAGGTCCACGCCGTCACGGCGCAACGGTTCGTCGACGAGGAGTCCGGCCCCTGGGACCTGGTGTTCCTCGACCCGCCGTACGCGGTGCCGAGCGCCGAGGTCGAGGCGCTCCTCACGGCACTGCGCCCGGCCCTGGATCCGGACGCGGTGGTCGTGGTCGAACGCGCCAAGCGCGACCCGTTCGACTGGCCGGACGGCTTCGAGGGTCTGCGGGACAAGGCGTACGGCGACACCCGCCTTTGGTACGGTCACTGACATGACGCGCGTGGTGTGCCCCGGCTCCTTCGACCCGGTGACCAATGGCCACCTCGACATCATCGAGCGGGCCTCGTTCCTGTTCGACGAGGTCGTCGTCGTGGTCCTGGTCAACGAGAGCAAATCGGGCCTGTTCCCGATCGAGCGCCGGATCGAGCTGATCGCCGACGCCACCGACGAGCTCGAGAACGTCACGATCGACTCGTACTCGGGTCTGCTGGTCGACTACTGCGCCCAGAACGACGTCCAGGCGATCGTCAAGGGCCTGCGGGCGGTCTCGGACTTCGACTACGAGCTGCAGATGGCGCAGATGAACGGCAACCTCACGGGCATCGACACGGTGTTCATCCCCACCTCGCCCGACTACATGTTCATCGCCTCGAGCCTGGTCAAGGAGGTCGCCAAGCACGGTGGCGACGTGACCGGCCTGGTGCCTAAGCAGGTCATGAACGCCCTCGACGAGGTCTTCGGTCACTGACCCCGGCTCACTGCACGGGCGAGCGTGGCTCCCAGCTGCGGTCCAGGTGACTGCCGCGGCGCACGGCGGTGTTCCCGAACCGCTCGGCCACCTGGTCGAGCGTGCGGTCGAGCGCCGGATCGGCCTCGCCGTCCAGCGGCAGGGCCAGCTGGACGCCCTCGTCGTCCAGGCCCGACAGCGCGACCCCGACGAGCGTGATCTGGTCGCGCTCGATCTCGTCGCGGCGCGCCAGCAGCAGCCCGCGCGCGACGTCCGAGACGGCCGTGGTGCTCTCGGTGGGCCGGGGCAGCGTGCGTGACGAGGTCGAACGGCGGTAGTCGCCGAACCGGAACCGGACCGTCACGGTGCCCGCGGTGCGTCCGGCACGCCGCAGGCGCCGACCGACCTTGTCGCACAGGGCCAGCAGCGCGAGGTCGGCCTCGGCGAACGTGCCGCGTCCGCCCAGGGCGTGCTGGGCGCCGATCGACCGGCGGCGCGTGCCTGTCTCGGCGCGGCGCGGGTCGTGTCCGGTGGCCAAGGCGTGCAGGTGATGGCCGGCGGCCCGGCCGACGATGGCCGACAGCTCGGCGGGGCTGAGGCGGGCGACGTCGGCGACGCGGCGCAGTCGTGCCGCGTGCAGCTTGGCGGCCGTGACGTCGCCGACGCCCCACAGCCGCTCGACAGGCAGGGCGTGCAGGAACCGCAGCTCGCCGTCGGTGGGGACGACGAGCAGCCCGTCGGGCTTGGCCAGGGCGCTGGCGACCTTGGCCAGGTACGGCGTGCGGGCGATGCCGACCGAGATCGGCAGCCCCACCTCGGCCTGGACCCGACGGCGCAGCTCGCGGGCGATGGGCAGCGCGGGACCGCGCAGGCGTCGTAGACCCGAGACGTCGAGGAACGCCTCGTCGATCGAGAGCGCCTGGACCAGGGGAGTGGTGTCGCGGAAGATCTCGAAGACGGCCCGGCTGGCCTCGACGTACGCCTCGAACCGCGGCCGGACGACGACGGCCTCGGGGCACAGGCGCAGCGCCTGCCGCCCGCCCATGGCGGTGCGCACCCCGCGGGCGCGCGCCTCGTACGAGCCGGCCAGGACGACCCCGCCGCCGACGATGACGGGGCGACCCCGCAGGGTGGGATCGTCACGCTGCTCGACCGAGGCGTAGAAGGCGTCCAGGTCGGCGTGCAGGATCGATCCGATCCGGTCTCCGTCCGCCTGCTGGTCCACCTTCCGATGGTCCCAGCCGGGTCCGACAGTCCGGCTCGCGCGCCGAGGGGACCGCGATTGGCATCGCCGCGGCGGCGCGGGGTACGATTGACGCTGGCCCGTGTGTGGGCCGTGGTTCTTTCAGTGCATTCGATGAGGGGCTTGACGTGATTTCGGGACCGTTCGTGTTCGACACCCAGGTGTTGAGGCGACAAGTCGGGACCGAGAAGTCGTTCGAGCTCGTCCTCGAGGCACCGGCGGACCTCGGTCTTCCGGTCTTCGGTGTCCCCGAGGGATCGTCTATCGATCTCGAGCTGCGGCTCGAGGCCCTGATGGAAGGTGTTCTCGCCACCGGAACCGCCTCGGTCCACGCCGCCGGCGAGTGTGTGCGCTGCTTGAAGGACGTCGAAGAGGATTTCGACTGCGACTTCCAGGAGCTCTACCTCTACGAGGGCGCGGGCGAGGACGAACTGGCCCTCGAGGACGAACTGCTCGACCTCGAGCCCGTCCTGCGGGACGCGGTGGTGCTCGCACTGCCGCACAACCCGTTGTGTGACCCGGACTGTCCGGGACTGTGCCCCGACTGTGGGGCTCGGCTCGCGGATGATCCCGATCACACACACGGTGACGCGATCGACCCCCGGTGGTCGACGCTGACCCAACTGACCGAACGACCTGAGGAGTAATCGTGGCCGTCCCGAAGCGGAAGATGTCGCGCAGCAACACCCGGCACCGCCGTTCAGCCTGGAAGACGACGGCTGTTGCCACTGTCGACTGCGCGAACCCGGCATGCAACGGCAAGGTGATCTCTCACCGCGCCTGCGCCGAGTGCGGCCAGTACGGCGCCCGTGGCGAGCGTCGCCAGGTCCTCTGACCCACGACGTGCCCGATCTCGCGGCACTGAGTGAGACCCTCGGGGTTCCTGACCTGGATCCCGAGTTGATGACCCACGCCCTGACGCACCGGTCGTACTCGTACGAGAACGGCCAGATCCCGAACAACGAGCGCCTGGAATTCCTGGGCGACTCGGTGCTCGGGCTGGTCGTGACCGAGACGCTGTTCCGGGGTCATCCCGACCTGCCCGAGGGCCAGCTCGCCAAGCTGCGCGCGGCCGTGGTCAGTGCCAAGGCACTGGCCGAGGTCGCGCGCACCTTGGGGCTGGGCGACCACCTGCGCCTCGGTCGCGGCGAAGAGGCCTCCGGAGGGCGCGACAAGCCCTCCATCCTCTCCGACGCGATGGAGGCCGTGCTGGGCGCGATCTTCATCGAGTTCGGCATCGAGCGCGCTGCGGACGTGATCCACACGATCTTCGACCCGGTGATCGCCGACGCCGCCACGATGGGCGCGGGGTTGGACTGGAAGACCTCGTTGCAGGAGATCTCGGCCCTGCACGGGCTCGGGGTCCCCGTGTACGTGCTCGAGGGCACCGGCCCCGATCACGACAAGACCTTCACCGCCTCGGTCCTGCTGAACGACCTGCGGTTCGACGGCGGCACGGGCCGGTCCAAGAAGGACGCCGAGCAGATGGTCGCCGAGATCGCCTGGCGGGCGATCAACAGCGACGCCGACGCCGATGCGCGTGCTTCCGGCAGCGCCGAGAGCAACGGTGCCCGAACTTCCTGAGGTCGAAGTCGTCCGGCGCGGGTTGGACGACCATGTCGTCGGCCGCACGATCACCTCGGTCGAGGTGCTCGACTCCCGGTCGCTCCGCCGTCACGGCGCCGGCCCCACCGACTTCGTCGCGCGACTGGTGTCGCGCCGCGTCGACGGGGCCCATCGACGCGGCAAGTACCTGTGGCTGAGCCTGGACGACGGCTCCAGCGTGCTGATGCACCTGGGCATGAGCGGACAGGCGCTCATCAGCGACGCCGACGCCCCGGCACATCGACACCTGCGGGTCGTCCTGGACCTCGACGACGGCCGCCAGCTGCG
Above is a window of Aeromicrobium senzhongii DNA encoding:
- a CDS encoding thiamine-phosphate kinase, with product MTQRQNDQTIADVGEFALIDLVREQLGTSDYVLVGPGDDAAHIATADGTYVTATDILIEGRHFRRDWSTATDIGRKAVAANLSDINAMGGVATALLVAFAAPGDTPVSWVTDLVSGMVEECAKVGARIVGGDMSAADQVVISITALGDAERPVTRSGAQPGDQVAFAGTLGLASAGYGALSRGFRSPKAAVDEHRAPHPPYAAGPAAAVAGATSMIDVSDGLLADLGHVARASKVAIDVDPTSFEVLDAVQTVAGALGGVDPLGFVLSGGDDYALAATFPADATLPEGWTRIGVVRSGEGVTVAGAPWEGGRGHRHWT
- a CDS encoding amidase; amino-acid sequence: MTRTHAFTDDVLADHDAVAVAQLISSGAISASEALEASLARIDRVDPTLNAIAHDDRARAAVRAEEPLAEGAPFAGVPSLIKNNTDFKGLPTQQGSAAVPATPADSHEEFTEQFLATGVNVVAATTLPAFGLTASTEFVDREPTRNPWDPRYSSGASSGGSAALVAAGAVPIAHGNDGGGSIRIPAAACGLVGLKTTRNRLASAKAMKDAPLDIVANGVMTRSVRDTAVFLAAAERYRPVPRLPRVGLVEGPAKRRLRVGLVTATLHGEQLDEDSTRELLRVADLVSSLGHEVVDMPIPVDPTFERHFVQYWRTLAFSLDYTGRFVVSRDFDRSKVDPFTRGLARAFLRNFWRTPGALVALKRSARQYSEVFADWDVVLSPTLGHRTPEIGWLDPGVEFEEAFARLRTYVAYTPLNNASGGPAISLPLGRTSQDLPLGLHFSADHGDERTLLELAFELEAASPFARIQD
- the rpmB gene encoding 50S ribosomal protein L28 — encoded protein: MAAVCDVCGKGPGFGHNVSHSHRRTKRRFDPNIQRVRATVEGTPKRLNVCTGCLKAGKVSR
- a CDS encoding DAK2 domain-containing protein, whose protein sequence is MALRIESERFGAWARLCTESLAVARDEIDALNVFPVPDSDTGTNAYFTFVSGVEAIDALPAEATPLETMRAFAEGLLMGARGNCGTILAELVRGSLRVLRGCVDGLSADDVAEALGAASAAAYAAVGRPQEGTILTVAAAAARAARAAAATDDDPKRVFDEAAGAAREALALTPTQFEKLARAGVVDAGGRALVVVLDSVAFALTGRVPSPRPATVPVPLIEPGSDLDEDGPAYEVMFLLRTPDERIPALREALEPLGDCLVVVGGEGLWNVHVHVDDVGAAIEAGIGAGSPFQISVTHFADQIARATPVTGGRVIISAVTGPGLADLTRRAGGTPLLFGPDEPLSVATVAEAIRDSKADEVICLPNRSGHIAMFEAAAASARDGGARVAVLPTTVQVQALTALAVHDPGRPFDVVVVAMSNAAGATRHGAITIAAEDGITMAGPCRAGDVLGVVNGDFAIIGASQADVAYEILQRLDLATAEMVTLVLGRDCEPQVSDELAARVRRDAPHVDVEVLEGDQGTYSLFLAVE
- a CDS encoding ATP-dependent DNA helicase RecG, which gives rise to MIDFDTRLSKVVGDSAKKLEKAFGHRTVGDLLRHFPRRYIDLEHADSFDDLEPGQIVAFVATVLDVKKLSFRNNPRKFRVVVTLSDGSSTMEAVFFNQFAIAKTPVGSQQLLSGEVSVYQGRLQLASPQMRELPPGKTLADLGRGGTALPIYPAGSGLTSWDVERSVHLALDVVDTFPEPIPAQVRSERGLLDAPTAYEYIHRPRKRTDWVFAQTRLRFEEAFEVQAVFARRRLDTQQRRALPRPGRGDGIRVAFEERLPFTLTEGQAKVAAEIDQDLSAAHPMHRLLQGEVGSGKTIVALLAMLQVVDSGGQAALLAPTEVLATQHHRSIERMLGDLAKGGMLGGADEATRVRLLTGSMGAKARQQALLDIVSGEAGIVIGTHALLEETVQFADLGLVVIDEQHRFGVEQRSVLSDRAAAADGVSPHVLVMTATPIPRTIAMTVFGDLEVSTLRELPAGRQPIQTNVVPVAEQPAWLERAWQRVHEEVGRGRQAYVVVSRIGEAVADEDTPPPDDGEDEKRPTVGLVELAEALEQGPLAGLRLGRLHGRMPADEKDVVMSAFAAGDLDVLVATTVVEVGVDVPNATMMIVMDADRFGVSQLHQLRGRVGRGSEPGLCLLVTGSPAGTPARERLSAVAASTDGFELSRLDAELRREGDVLGARQSGVRSSLKLLSVVRDEQVIVSARDAAVATLASGDVPPDLEASIRRLEESERADYLERA
- the rsmD gene encoding 16S rRNA (guanine(966)-N(2))-methyltransferase RsmD, which produces MTRIIAGRWGGRRLTVPTGDGTRPTSDRVRESMFASLNSLLGGFDGLRVLDLYAGSGALGLEALSRGAVHADLVESHAKAARTIQRNVKELGAPAEVHAVTAQRFVDEESGPWDLVFLDPPYAVPSAEVEALLTALRPALDPDAVVVVERAKRDPFDWPDGFEGLRDKAYGDTRLWYGH
- the coaD gene encoding pantetheine-phosphate adenylyltransferase, giving the protein MTRVVCPGSFDPVTNGHLDIIERASFLFDEVVVVVLVNESKSGLFPIERRIELIADATDELENVTIDSYSGLLVDYCAQNDVQAIVKGLRAVSDFDYELQMAQMNGNLTGIDTVFIPTSPDYMFIASSLVKEVAKHGGDVTGLVPKQVMNALDEVFGH
- the dinB gene encoding DNA polymerase IV, which encodes MDQQADGDRIGSILHADLDAFYASVEQRDDPTLRGRPVIVGGGVVLAGSYEARARGVRTAMGGRQALRLCPEAVVVRPRFEAYVEASRAVFEIFRDTTPLVQALSIDEAFLDVSGLRRLRGPALPIARELRRRVQAEVGLPISVGIARTPYLAKVASALAKPDGLLVVPTDGELRFLHALPVERLWGVGDVTAAKLHAARLRRVADVARLSPAELSAIVGRAAGHHLHALATGHDPRRAETGTRRRSIGAQHALGGRGTFAEADLALLALCDKVGRRLRRAGRTAGTVTVRFRFGDYRRSTSSRTLPRPTESTTAVSDVARGLLLARRDEIERDQITLVGVALSGLDDEGVQLALPLDGEADPALDRTLDQVAERFGNTAVRRGSHLDRSWEPRSPVQ
- a CDS encoding YceD family protein, whose protein sequence is MFDTQVLRRQVGTEKSFELVLEAPADLGLPVFGVPEGSSIDLELRLEALMEGVLATGTASVHAAGECVRCLKDVEEDFDCDFQELYLYEGAGEDELALEDELLDLEPVLRDAVVLALPHNPLCDPDCPGLCPDCGARLADDPDHTHGDAIDPRWSTLTQLTERPEE
- the rpmF gene encoding 50S ribosomal protein L32, which translates into the protein MAVPKRKMSRSNTRHRRSAWKTTAVATVDCANPACNGKVISHRACAECGQYGARGERRQVL
- the rnc gene encoding ribonuclease III translates to MTHALTHRSYSYENGQIPNNERLEFLGDSVLGLVVTETLFRGHPDLPEGQLAKLRAAVVSAKALAEVARTLGLGDHLRLGRGEEASGGRDKPSILSDAMEAVLGAIFIEFGIERAADVIHTIFDPVIADAATMGAGLDWKTSLQEISALHGLGVPVYVLEGTGPDHDKTFTASVLLNDLRFDGGTGRSKKDAEQMVAEIAWRAINSDADADARASGSAESNGARTS